GGACGCGGCGAACAGGTCGAGGTGCGCAACTACCCTCGCTCCTGACCGTCCGATACTCATCAGCAATCCGTGTTCATGGGCGCCAGCCGCTCCGAAATACATATACATCTATATGCACCTCTTTTGTCTTCGCTCTCCAGCCGCCTTTGCGTGTTCTGCCCTATCCACAGGGACAGAACTAGGGCGAGTCGATGGTTGCCCACCTTCCACGTCCAACTTGGGTTGTCGTGGTTTGCTTGGGGTCTAAGCCGTTGAGCGCTAGCCTTCGCATCCAATTGGATATTCCGGCTTTCGATCCGGCGTAGGAACCTCTCCTCTAGGATCTTCTTCACTTCCCTATAGGGAGTGAACCGGTTGATCTCGCGATCTTCGATCCTGTTGAGTAGGTTCATGGCGGCTACGTGGTCTACATCGCCCTGCCAGTTGCAATCCCAATAGGGATTGCAACAGTGAAACACATCCCCGTGTCGGTTGCCCCTATGGACATACCCACACGTTGGATCAGGACATGTTTGGCTGCTGTAGGCCGCGTTGACCGTTTTAATGCCGGAACCTCCGACATAGGCATGTACCGTAATGCGTTCTTGGTTCTCGTTCCTTGCCCATGATGAGCAGAGTCGAGAGATGTTCTTAGACCTGGCCTTACCTTGCAAGCGAGAGAGGTCTTCGATGATGATCTCTCTTGGCCGCTGTGATGGAAGTTGGGGGACTCGTTTTCTGGTGTTAGTGGACATCTAAAACTGCACGGTGACGGACAAATAATTGCACGCTGGCGGACACCAAAACTGCATGGCATTGGTGGGCTCCTAGGGGCCTAGGCACCTGGCGCGGGTAAGCATCCACAACAAGCAGGCTCCCCATACTTGCCCCTGTTGAGTGACAACGTGGCTAGGCGTACCGTGCGCTTCATAGGAATCTAACCATAGGATGAGGCTCGGACATCGAAGGCTCGGACATCGGGTCATGGACTTACCTCTTTGGCTACTTCCTGAAGCCGTTCCATAACCTGTCTGTTCTTATCGCTTCTGGAGCCATATAGCCTGGCCGAGAATACGGTCACAATCTCGATAACATCATTGGCTAGATCCTCTTCAAAGGTTGAGTCCTCGCTAGCGTTGATAATGATTACCTCAGTGCTCACACAGGGAGAACACCAGTTACGATCCAACCTCGCCAGAACAGATCCTCGATACGAGCGTCTTTAGTCCTCGTTTGTGATGGTTGAGTCCCGACCCTAGATCAGAGATGACCTCGTAGGTCCACCCGTTCACAGCACAGTAGCTCTCCAAGAGAGCTACCTGGCGCACTAGGTCGTCTTTTTGACCGTTGGTTGATACGCGAGCATGAGCAATGGTTGCCCTGGTAGATGGAGCCTTATGAGGCGCAATGGCACGAAGTTTAGCCAGGTCATAACGCCTTCTACCTCCCTGAGTGTGCACAGGAGGATCAATACGTCCCCCTGTTTCCCATCTCCGTAGCGTCATGGGGTGAACTTAGAGTTCCTGTGCTGCTACCACAATGGGGACCAACCTAGTCATATAGTTACAGTAAACAACACTCAAGAGTGCTTAGGTCAGCGGTATCAGTTGTGTGCCCGTCGCCAGCAGCAAAACTCGCCCAGGGCGACAAGGAGATGATTCAGTCGATCGACGCTAAATACACCTGTTCGATGGCGCTGTTGAGTTCGGAGGTAAACGCCTCGTCACTCATATCAACATGCAGCCCCTGAGTGAGAGCTCGCGAGAAGCTCGCGATCATCCCGTGGTTGCGGGCGAGCCGTTCGCTAGCCTCATCACGAGTGTATCCTCCAGATAGCGCCACCACCCGAACTACCCGTGGGTGCGAAATTAGCGAGGCATAGTGGTTATCACGTTCAGGCAGAGTCAACTTCACCATGACCAACTTATCTTCGGCTAGAGCGTCGAGCCTCGCCTTCAATGCATCGCGCAGCATATCCTCTGCCGCCTGCTTATCCGGACTGGCAATGTCTATCTCGGGTTCAAGTATGGGTACCAAGCCCTTCGCCAGGATACGATCTGCAATCTCGAACTGTTGATCCACCACAGCCTGGACTCCGACGGGATTAGCAAGTCGAATAAAAGACCGCATTTTGGTTCCAAACACACCCTTAGCGACAGCCTTGGCCAGTAGTGCGTCCAAGTCCGGCATTGGATTCATGCATCGGGCACCATCGGCTTCTGGTGCAAGTCCCTTATCCACCTTTACAAAAGGCACAACATGCTTGTTATTCCACAGGTAGTCAGCTGCATCAACACCCTCGAACCTTCGGTCGATAGTGTCCTCGAAGAGGATAGCGCCAATCACGCGTTCACCTGTAAAACAAGGACTGGTGACGATTCTCGCTCGCATCGCATGCATGAGCGAAAGCATCTCATCGTCAGAATGGTAGGCCTCACGGGGAATGCCATACGATGCGAGCGCGCCTGGGGTGCTTCCACCACTCTGGTCGAGTGCAGCGATGAAGCCCGCTCCATGCGCCATCTGATCAAGCTGTTCCTTATTCATCTCAATTCTCCGATCTCAAGAGGTTACTCACGGCTATCTGCAAAACCTGAGTTCTTCGCTCACCCTAACACGGGCGCATTTCGATCGATCCATCTAATGTCAACTGATCAATATTATGACAGTCAGACGACGCCACCACAGGTAGCGCATCCATTGACAAAAGTACTTTTCGTCAATGGGTTAAAACGTTGTCCTTGCCTTCAATTTTGGGGCATCACGTGATCATGTGTAGTCTCTCAACCCGCATGGATTGTGGCACGCAACCAGAGTCGAGGAGGCGTCGGGGACTTACCTTCCAGCTGTGGACTCTTAGCTCTAGATTAGATCTGGAATACTCTCCACGACTCTGATAATAGGGGTCCCGCCCAAAAGGCATGAGCCAGGACAGTTGTCAAGATTCGTCATGCGTGCTGGTGGTGACGGAGGGACTGATTTTGATATAAGAACCACAATTGGTTCAGTCGTCATCGCAAACTAAGGTTCAGGGCCAGCTGCCAAACCGTGGAGGTTGGCGCTACGCTAGCGAGCAGAGTCGGTCTGTTGTCCCAACTCGCTGTCTCTTTTGGCAGCCCCGGTAACCGTCGTCTACAATTTGAGTGACGAGAGTGTAACCACAGCGGTTCGGTTCCCCAAGGCAATTCGGCCTAAGAGACGAATCAACGATGGACTAGGAGCAGACGTGAGCATTGCCAGTAAAAAGCACATAACCGTGGCCGAAGGGGACGGCATTGGGCCCGAGATTATGGAGGCAACGCTTCGCATCCTCGC
This region of Ferrimicrobium acidiphilum DSM 19497 genomic DNA includes:
- a CDS encoding zinc ribbon domain-containing protein, translated to MSTNTRKRVPQLPSQRPREIIIEDLSRLQGKARSKNISRLCSSWARNENQERITVHAYVGGSGIKTVNAAYSSQTCPDPTCGYVHRGNRHGDVFHCCNPYWDCNWQGDVDHVAAMNLLNRIEDREINRFTPYREVKKILEERFLRRIESRNIQLDAKASAQRLRPQANHDNPSWTWKVGNHRLALVLSLWIGQNTQRRLESEDKRGAYRCICISERLAPMNTDC
- a CDS encoding fructose bisphosphate aldolase, yielding MNKEQLDQMAHGAGFIAALDQSGGSTPGALASYGIPREAYHSDDEMLSLMHAMRARIVTSPCFTGERVIGAILFEDTIDRRFEGVDAADYLWNNKHVVPFVKVDKGLAPEADGARCMNPMPDLDALLAKAVAKGVFGTKMRSFIRLANPVGVQAVVDQQFEIADRILAKGLVPILEPEIDIASPDKQAAEDMLRDALKARLDALAEDKLVMVKLTLPERDNHYASLISHPRVVRVVALSGGYTRDEASERLARNHGMIASFSRALTQGLHVDMSDEAFTSELNSAIEQVYLASID